In Lolium rigidum isolate FL_2022 chromosome 7, APGP_CSIRO_Lrig_0.1, whole genome shotgun sequence, the DNA window TGATTTGTCATCGCCACATCTGTTCATGCAAAAAATACAGGTAGACAACCAGGCCTAGGGGTGGGCATTTTAACCAAAGACCAAATTACCAAACCAAAAAAACCGAGACCAAAGCCGAATAGACCCAGACCGAAATTAGTTCGGCTAGTTTGGTTTAGTTCAAAGCTAAGTAGCTAACCGAAAGTAGAGAAGAAGCCGAGAGAAAAtactaacatgaaaatttcatgtACGCACATAGTCCACTAGTAATTTTGCCCATGTAACTTTCACCAAAGTAACCTAGTTAACCTGGACGCACACAATGCACATTATCTAGTCGCTCCAAGACAATTGCAGCCGCCGGTGAGGCATTGTCGGGATGAGGTCTCCTGCTTGATTCCGTCGACCAATGCCGGCGTCGTGCCATCTCCTCTTTCAGAACAGCCGAGTGCCGTCCACCTCCACCTCAAATGCCGGCATCACAATGACAACCTACAGGACTCCTCTACGGGCACCGGCCCGCTAATGGACGCAGCGAATTTACCGGCTCCGGTAGGTACAACAGtgatgacgtcatgctgacgtcacccATGTGTTGACCTAGTTTCTAAAAATTTGTGAAATATGTCTAAAATTTATGAAACATATCTGAAACTTGTGAAAAAATATTTACTATTGAAAGTATGTTTTACAAAGTTTCATAAATGTTGCTCACGTGTTTATGAAACTTGTGAAACGTTTTCTACTATTCAAATCTGTTTCAATTATGTTTCAGTTTTGTCAAAAAGGACAGAAGTAGTCTCACCAATTTCAAAGCTAATCTGTGGTAGATGGCACTCCTACACATACAGTTGCCTTTAAAAATGAGTTTTCGACTGCGTTCCCCCCTAACTCAGTCTGTCTACAAAAGCTGCATCTCTCATTCTCTCCCGTTCCATCCCTCcaggcgtttttttttttttgcgagtggGAACTTGTATCACTCAAAAATCAAGGGTTACAATCTGGGACAAAGCTAAGCCACACAGCCAGATGGGATTGTCCCCTCGCATACGGGGTCATGAAATGGCTGCTACAATTCTGACAACGTTTAACATGAGTAATACAAGTTTGACAGACTTTTAACAAAATCTTTATCTCTTCCTAGAATCTTCACAATCTCCAAACAAGGTATCACATTCGATCTCCTATCTGTGTTCTCCTAACTTCATTCCCTACGCCAAAGGAGATTCTTCCTCTTCGTGTCTCAGGACACGACAACTCCAACGACCCAAGGGTATATAAATGTGCATAGGCTCATAGCCCTTCCGATGAGGTTAACTTCCATCTCAGCAAGCCAAGGCGCGCGCCAACCAAGCTATTACTGCTGCCATAGTGCCCTGTCTatctgaatcaagagcagcgcccTCAAACCAACCCGAGAGCCCTGTCCATCTGAATCAAGCAGCAGCGCCCTCAAACCAACCGAAGAGACGCCATGGATGCCACCACCGGCCGAGCGTACGAGGACTTCGTGCCTCCGCACAACATGGTCACCGAGCCGGCGACCCACACTCTCACCGTCGACCTCTCCGCCGCAGGCACGCAATACACTTCtcatttcctcctcttcttccacgTCTTCCTCCCTCAGATTAACCAGTCTTGGTCGCGCGTGCTATCAGCGTGCTTGAGATTTTTCCCGTGCGTGCCGATTATTTATGGAGACTGTACTGCCTTGATGTGATGCAGGGTACAAGAAGGAGCACATCAGGGTGCAGCTGGTCCGGAGCCACGGGCTGGTGGTCGTGCGCGGCGAGCGCGCCGTCGCAGGCAACCGCTGGAGCCGCTTCCGGCTCGAGTTCAGGGTGCCCGACGGCTGCGACGTCAAGGGCATCCACGCCAAGTTCGAGGGAGGCGTCGTGCGGGTAACCATGCCCGGGATCAAGGCCGGGCCTGCAGCCGCGGTTGGCGGCAAGCTGCCGGAGCCCGCTGCCAGCATTCGAGACGCTCGAGG includes these proteins:
- the LOC124672261 gene encoding uncharacterized protein LOC124672261, coding for MDATTGRAYEDFVPPHNMVTEPATHTLTVDLSAAGYKKEHIRVQLVRSHGLVVVRGERAVAGNRWSRFRLEFRVPDGCDVKGIHAKFEGGVVRVTMPGIKAGPAAAVGGKLPEPAASIRDARGGDKKEDENAQKQPEEERVVKDGGRLDHGAGAVGGMEALAAPASGRGYSYLLERRKLLTTVVSAVLVLFSLGIYVRYSFGA